One genomic window of Aricia agestis chromosome 7, ilAriAges1.1, whole genome shotgun sequence includes the following:
- the LOC121729056 gene encoding odorant receptor 67c-like: MGDENPRKLKLVKLYYYFNLHWTLLDTISEVACLINGLVKGEDFGEVTFVAPCMILCLMSFTQSVYFTRKLHIVEDLMRSVRLHLSKVYEQGMFDEKVELLKRTFKTVDVMITVLSITFRGGLTFFGLSPIFRITKQYYFNEPIYYTLPYLVLYPFDIQVIANWLIAYVHIMWTAIVLVLTLASTYFVCYICSAAISCLFEFLCLDMNRFIFNLHSRRRPDLVEEDLYQFVKMAQRHKDLIRIVEQMDDIFSLSNLLNVVASSILICLTAFNVMIFNDLIVVLPFLQFLGFCLGQIFLICYFGDQVMRSSLKLSDTLYESQWIFADKRIVKNIFIMLLRAQKPSKFTAYGFANINLETCTAILSKSTSYFALVRTLYLK, encoded by the exons ATGGGCGATGAAAACCCGAGGAAATTAAAATTGGTTAAACTGTACTACTACTTTAACTTGCATTGGACACTCCTGGACACGATTTCGGAGGTCGCTTGTTTGATTAACGGCCTGGTCAAAGGAGAAGACTTCGGAGAAGTGACCTTCGTCGCTCCTTGTATGATCCTGTGTCTGATGTCGTTCACCCAGTCCGTCTACTTCACCCGAAAATTGCACATCGTCGAAGATTTAATGAGATCAGTGAGGCTGCATCTGTCGAAAGTTTACGAACAGGGAATGTTCGATGAGAAGGTGGAACTACTAAAAAGGACCTTTAAAACTGTTGACGTAATGATAACGGTCCTGAGCATCACCTTCCGCGGTGGCTTAACATTTTTTGGCCTGAGTCCCATATTTAGAATCACCaaacagtattattttaatgagcCTATTTATTACACGCTTCCTTACCTAGTATTATATCCTTTCGACATACAAGTGATTGCTAATTGGTTGATAGCTTATGTTCACATTATGTGGACGG CAATCGTCCTAGTATTAACTTTAGCGTCAACGTACTTCGTGTGCTACATCTGCAGTGCCGCTATTTCCTGTCTATTTGAGTTTTTATGCCTGGATATGAACAGATTCATATTTAATTTACACAGTAGAAGACGGCCTGATTTAGTAGAGGAAGATTTGTATCAATTTGTGAAGATGGCACAACGCCATAAGGACCTAATaag AATCGTCGAGCAAATGGATGATATATTTTCACTATCTAATCTACTAAATGTCGTAGCCAGCTCTATTTTAATTTGCCTTACTGCATTCAATGTTATG ATATTTAATGATTTGATAGTGGTACTGCCATTTCTACAATTTTTGGGTTTTTGCCTCGgacaaatatttttgatttgctATTTCGGTGATCAAGTCATGAGATCA agTTTGAAATTAAGTGATACATTATACGAATCCCAATGGATATTTGCCGATAAAAGaattgtgaaaaatattttcataatgttattgag AGCTCAAAAACCGAGTAAATTTACTGCATACGGATTCGCTAATATCAACTTGGAAACCTGCACTGCA ATTCTCAGTAAATCGACGTCGTACTTCGCGTTAGTACGAACTTTGTACTTGAAATAA
- the LOC121729057 gene encoding inactive hydroxysteroid dehydrogenase-like protein 1: MVRQAFLLWSMSYFKWDTQLKKRFGEWAVVTGSTDGIGKQYALQLAQRGLNVVLISTDPRKLRAVAEEIETKYLVTTKTIVADFSTGTKVYAHIEAELRDLAVGILVNNVGVLNEYPMRFCDAPLERLWEMVNVNVVTAVSMCRLLLPGMVSRNRGIVVNVSSAAGCQAMPLVGLYSSTKASIINFTMMLREEYADTDIRFDLVYPMFVSSNLTAFSESISKGDLFTPDAAAFAAQAVNAIGTIPDTTGYWSQALKMELLLLFPVWARIKICHSIMKSLQHEYIMKNDVKCRS, translated from the exons ATGGTGCGGCAGGCCTTCCTACTGTGGAGTATGAGCTACTTCAAGTGGGACACACAATTGAAAAAACGATTCGGTGAATGGGCGG TGGTTACGGGCAGCACTGACGGGATCGGCAAGCAGTACGCGCTGCAGCTGGCGCAGAGGGGCCTCAACGTCGTGCTCATCAGTACAGACCCCCGCAAGCTGCGAGCCGTTGCGGAAGAGATAG AGACGAAGTATCTCGTTACAACGAAGACTATAGTAGCGGACTTCAGTACGGGGACCAAGGTGTATGCTCACATTGAAGCGGAGCTGCGAGATCTGGCTGTTGGCATACTAG TGAACAATGTCGGTGTGCTCAACGAGTACCCGATGCGGTTCTGCGACGCGCCCCTTGAGCGGCTGTGGGAGATGGTGAACGTCAATGTGGTGACGGCGGTCAGCATGTGCCGGCTGCTCCTGCCGGGGATGGTGAGCCGCAACAGAGGCATCGTCGTCAATGTGTCCTCGGCGGCGGGCTGCCAGGCCATGCCGCTGGTGGGCCTGTACTCCAGCACAAAG GCCTCCATTATCAATTTTACGATGATGCTTCGCGAGGAGTACGCCGACACCGATATCCGTTTCGACCTCGTCTACCCCATGTTCGTATCGAGCAACCTGACCGCCTTCTCCGAGAGCATCAGTAAGGGTGACCTGTTCACGCCGGACGCCGCCGCCTTCGCCGCACAAGCCGTCAACGCTATAGGGACGATCCCTGACACTACCGGCTACTGGTCCCAGGCTCTAAAG ATGGAGTTGTTGCTTCTCTTTCCGGTGTGGGCGAGAATAAAAATCTGCCACTCAATAATGAAGAGTTTACAACATGAGTACATTATGAAAAACGACGTAAAATGTAGAAGTTAA